In Juglans regia cultivar Chandler chromosome 13, Walnut 2.0, whole genome shotgun sequence, the DNA window CAAGTACCGGGCTGCATATGGCATTTGGATTGGGGTATATCCTGTGATTGTTTTCTCTGCTATGAAAAACAATTCCTTAAGGCGTTTATTAACCAAAATTGCAAcattaatgttatttatttgtcacgaaagatttttttaaatcaatattgttgccctaataaaacaaaaagtgtCGCAACaacttgtattaatatatatatatatatatttttttttttttttgaggtagCCAGCAGCAGCCTATATTTATTCGTTCTTTTGCGCCCGTATCCAATTGTTTGTAGAAAGCACTTCCCATAGAAAGACTACAGTCTATGCGCAATACGACACCGGATTAACAGACACGTCACACGTCACACGACCCAGCATGCATTCAAGGATGTAAACGTCAGTGCCTCATTCTGGATATGAATGTCTAACCATATTTCTCACTCCAATTAATCATCCTGTCATCCGCTGTATTATGCtgaatttgagaaagaaagagacaCCGCCAACGCATTAATTCAATATATTCAGTATCTGTCCCTTGAAAGATGTAGATGTCTAACCATATTTTACACTCAAATTACTCAGCCTACCATTGTATTATACTTGTGGCTGTAAAAGGTTTAGGGAAATACTGGATGGTGCTGTACCAGCAGACCCTAACAAATGAAGGTGGCCATGCATTAATGTCGCCTCTGTACAACTTTACTTTCAAAGCGTTTTGAGTTTCAACTCTTTAGATTCTTAGAACCCTCGTTGATCAATGACAATGCAAATGAGCCATTGATACATCATTGTTGGTTGAATTTATGACCTTAAATCGTTGgataaatatacatatacatgtcTGTATACAATTATCTGtatatattctttataaatctatatttattatcgtgaaatcactacttacctcaaaatattaaattgattagaagatataaattttattatttattttatatcttaacattcatCTCACGTGTTTGTCAGACTTCTTATTAATAGATGGTCTAATAcgttgaatatttaattaaatgagatagaataTAGAGTCAAAGTTTAAATTCAGGATCTCTGCTATAATAttatgtgaaatcatcacttatcttaaaaataaataattaaattttattatttattttacatcttaacattattactatttattgcaTTTGATTCTTCTCTGTGGATCTTAACGTGTTGGTTGGATCTCCTTTAATGCTTGCCCTGACTTTTTTGGATCCAAAATGCAGGCTAACTGTCCCGAGAAGATGACTTCTTAATTCTGGATAGTGAGAAGTGTATGAAAAgttgtgaaaaaataataataaaatattaaataatagtaaaaaatatatataaaaaataattaaaaaatattaaataataataataaaatagataaaaaataataataaaattactctttataCCCAAACGTATAGATACGAGTAATAGATACACACGAGtgattcttttgaaaaaagtagtttttatttattttttattttttgtatttattcattctttttcaaaagccaccactgcaaatattatttccttCTTCCTGCTTGCAGAAGTCGGTGAAGACTGAACAGTGAAGCTAATATACCTCGGTCTCAGTTCCATCCTAAGCCTAATATATATGTGTAGCTTGCTTCCTTGTAAACGATAGgtctattttcttttcgttGCTTGCCCCAAGAGGTCAGGCAATCATGAACGAAAGCGTGCACTCTCTTACGCTTTAGCCTTCATTCTGCTTCTTGTTTTTTACATCTTTTTGAAATGCTTGACCTTCTGGGTTAGATTGGACCAATATTCTCTTATATGATAAGGTATGTTTCTGATGGTCGGTGTTTATAACATCTGAAATCTGTTATGGTGATTGGTTTTTCAGGAAGTTGAGGAATGGGTACCGGAGAAATTAAGTCACCCGAAGTTGGGATTGACACACCAACTACTTTGGATGGAAATTCTGACTCCATTCCGAGAAAGAAACTAGGAATCTACTTCATTGAATCCGATGATAGGCGGACGGCGTTTGGGCGAGGTTACACTGGAGGAACTACACCGGTTAATATTCATGGAAAACCTATTGCTGATCTTTCAAAAACCGGTGGCTGGATTGCCGCCTTCTTCATATTCGGTATACAAGTTCCTTTTCAATCTTATTGTTTAATTGCTGgtaaaattgttgaaaagaaACGAAAACGACAGTTCTCACGTTTGTTCTTAACTTGCTATTCATGGAAAATGACGAGTTCCTTTACAAACCTCTAGTTTGTAAGCAAATGAAGGATCGATCCACTCTGGTTTTAATTCATGTAGATGcataaagcatatatatattggccaAAGAATTATCAGAACTGATTAAAAAATGATGGTGAACTTGAGTCTTTATTTGTCCAGGGAATGAGATGGCAGAGAGAATGGCTTATTTTGGCCTTTCGGTTAACATGGTGGCCTTCATGTTCTATGTTATGCATAGACCCTTTTCCAGTTCATCAAATGCGGTAAACATTTTCCTAGGGATATCACAAGCATCCTCTATCCTTGGTGGTTTCCTAGCTGATGCATATCTCGGTCGATATTGGACCATAGCAATCTTCACGACAATCTATCTTGCGGTAGGATAAGTATATAGACACGTCTATAAAATCTATCTTTTCCCAGTCATTTGCTAGGGCTACACAGTTATTCTGTTTTCCTGTACTGAAATTATGTCCTTCTGACAGCTAGtttactttcaaaatttaaGGAGGTATACTGActataattatcaaaattttctgTTCTTTTGTGGAGGGTTTGACAGGAATAACCTTGTGCGCAACAATGAGCATCTTTGTGCCAAACCAAGATAAATGTGACCAGTTGTCCCTCCTGTTAGGGAAATGTGAGCCTGCAAAAAGATGGCAGATGATTTACCTCAACACTGTCCTTTACGTGACCGGATTTGGAGCTGCAGGTATAAGGCCATGTGTTTCTTCTTTTGGGGCTGATCAGTTTGATGAAAGAAGTAAAGATTACAAATCTCACCTGGAtagatttttcaactttttctaccTCTCTGTTACAATTGGAGCAATTGTGGCCTTCACTGCTGTAGTATACATTCAAATGAAACATGGATGGGGATCTGCCTTCGGTTCACTGGCAATAGCTATGGGCATATCAAACATGGCATTCTTTATTGGCACTCCTATGTATAGGCATAGGTTGCCAGGAGGCAGCCCTCTTACACGGGTTGCCCAGGTCCTGGTAGCTGCATTCCGGAAGAGAAAGGCCTCATTCTGCAGCAGCGAGTTAATAGGGTTGTATGAGGTTCCTGGCAAACAATCTGCAATTCAGGGTAGTGGAAAGATAGCTCACACAGATGATTTTAGGTACGAACAAACTTCTTTTACATTATATTGCTAATTCCTGTAAGGTCATAAAGAGTAGAGAAAGCACCCTAGGAAATCTTCCTTCGATGATCCTTAAAATATCTCTCCATAACTTGTTTACCAATACATTAGTTTCAGTATATGACATATGTAGCTCTTTTGCCAGATGGTTGGACAAGGCAGCCTTGCAGCTGAAAGAAGATGGAGCTGATCCGAGTCCTTGGAGGCTTTGCACTGTAACTCAAGTAGAGGAGGTCAAGATCCTTTTAAAGCTTATCCCCATACCAGCTTGCACTATAATGATTAACTTAATCTTAACAGAGTATTTGACCCTCTCAGTGCAGCAAGCCTATACTCTAAACACCCACATGGGTCATTTGAAACTCCCAGTAACATGCATGCCAGTATTTCCTGGCCTCAGCATATTTCTTATACTGTCCCTCTATTACTCGGTACTTGTCCCATTATCGAGACGCATAACTGGTCATCCTCATGGAGCTTCTCAGCTTCAACGAGTAGGCATTGGTCTGGCAATTTCAATCCTTTCTGTGGCATGTGCTGGGATTTTTGAAAGGTACCGAAGAAACTATGCAATAAAACATGGGTATGAGTTAATTTTCTTGACTCCAATGCCCAACCTAACCGCATACTGGTTGTTGATTCAATATTGCCTGATTGGCATAGCTGAAGTATTTTGCATAGTGGGATTACTGGAATTTCTCTACGAGGAAGCCCCAGATGCCATGAAGAGCATAGGATCTGCTTATGCTGCTCTAGCTGGAGGTTTAGGTTGCTTTGCAGCAACTTTATTGAACAGCATTATCAAATCTGTCACTGGGAATGAAGCAAAAGGGCAGCCATCATGGTTGgcccaaaatataaatactgGTAGATTCGATTACTTCTATTTCCTGCTTACAATTTTGAGTTTAATCAATATGTGCGCTTTTCTGTATGCAGCACATAGGTACAAGTATAGGGCAGCCCCTAAATTTGACATTGTTAAGCAAAATCTAGCCAACAACAAAAGGAACACTCCCTCTGCAGTAGTTATATAGAAAATGGGAACATTAGTAGGATAAGCTCCATGTATTCCCATGTAAAACATTCCTCTTTCATacttctttgaaaaaagtgatcTTTGCTgttgaacatatttttttaacattgtcAGTAATTTCTGTTGcctctttctctcatctcaAGTCAAGGTTTGAATGTCCCCAAATAACTCGTGGGTTGACAAATACCAGCAACATTTTTGAATTGGCGACATTTTGAACCACAAAAATTCAATCAGTTTCATAAGTGGGTGCAAGAGAATTTGATGTGCAGCATCTCACTGCAAGTATCCGCGTAGACCAACTTTTTCTTTAACTGCATAATGGTTGGGTAGGACATGAAAagaaacttttaaaatatacaCAATGCAGAAGAAACTGTACAGGAAAAGAAATCACACTCACCTGAACCACTTTGCCTGCTGGCTATGTCTATTTGGCCGTCGTCTTTTTCCTCTTCGTAAGCATTACACAAGAAGTCCATTTTCTCCAAAAACCCTAAAGatgcctcatttgttttcacaattcatctcaactcatttcatctcttctaatcattataacttttctaaattctcatacaaaataaaataaataattcaaaatttccaaatcttaaaataaaaataatatcaaaaatatattttaaaaatattttattaactttttaattttaatctcatctcagaAAACAGATGACGCCACTCACGTCTCTTTGTCTACCTCTCCCTCGATTCTCCATTTCTtctgttttcttcattttgccGCACCCTTCCTCACTATTCCCTCTCTACTTCGTCTCTCAAGTAGATACAGCCTGCCACGTACAGACCCCCGGCCTCATCTCACTCTTGCTGTCGAACCTCCCCTCACGCTACGCTGCCCTCTGAGCCTCACGTCTCTCTGTCTTTGATTCctcactaggggtgtaaatttgaaccaaaaaattgaaaaactggTTCGGTCCGGGACCAGTTCTTATAACGTAAAACTGGCTGGACCAAGTCCGGTCCCAATTTCATGGTTTCCAATACCAAACCGGCCTGgttggagaaaaaaatataaaaattaatgttatatatataagttttatatataatatataattgtatatgaaataatttcaatttataatttatacattataacataaaatgttaatcttaaatatgaacatttgtaatttatttgatcatatgttattataatttataaaataaaagtttaatcttagagatgaaaatttaatttatcatatactttaaacataaaatatatatttaaattataataacattttatttataactatactaatatataactaatactgatgtattatatatagctaaataatcactatactaaataatcacatataaaataatgatatactaattaatactaaattactatacgaatattatcactataataaattatactaatactatcactataatactatcaataatatagatataataaattaagctcactataacaattaacaaatactaatataacaattaacaaactcactatagctatagttatacttatattatatagctatactaataatctaatattaatattattatatagtctaactaatactaatagtctattatagactatagttatacttatactaatatagttatactaaatcactataactaatactaatatataactaaaactaatatatagctataccaatagtctaatattgatactattatataggggtgggcagcggggccccgttcCCCGCTGACCCACCCCGTTCGCCCCGCCCCCAcacatgcggggcgggggatcCAGCCCGCTAAAGCGGGGTGCGGGGGGCTCCGCCCGCACCCCATGGAAGATGCGGAGGCGGGGGGCGGATGGGGCGAGGCCCCGCCCCgcttgagttatatatatatatatatatataaaatataattaaaactatatatatataaaaaaaaataaataaataagtagagtgaaacggcgccgttttgttatagacaaaacggtgccgtttcacttaGGTCCGTCTGCTAAGTGCCGCCCCTcaactaatagtgaaacggcgccgtttcactagaagtgaaacggcgccgtttcactattagttaaggtcccccccccttccccgcgTCTGCTTCCCATTTCTCATTTCTGCATTctccttctcgaactctctcctctctcactctccgttctcactctctgtctctgagtctctcgccgatctctcacactcactctctctgaCTCAGTCTCGCATCcacaagcctctctctctctcagtcgaaTCTCCGTCTCGCACGAGCAGCACCACCGTTGCCACTTCTCCGTCTCCGTCTCTCACTGGGATTTCGCCgccactcaaaggtaagaaatccgaaacccattcttttttttttttgttttggattggagattggaggaaggttgggttgaatcggagatggaggatgggaaatttgtgaatttgtgtgctgtggagaattttgtttgtgtgtttgattcgtctgtttctttgtacttgtgtgtttgtttttgtttgtagattggaaccctaaatcaatttagggttccaatccgaaatttgtgcttcaaatttaggggtttcaatcgaaaccctcaaatttaggggtttcaatcgaaacccctaaattttagggtttcggattgaacccctaaattgatttaggggttcaatccgaaaccctaaattgagttaggggtttcaattgaaaccccttaattttcaattttggggtttcaattgaaaccccctcaatttagggtttcggattgaacccctaaattgatttaggggttcaatccgaaaccctaaattgagttaggggtttcaattgaaaccccttaattttcaatttaggggtttcattcaatccgaaaccctaaattgagttaggggtttcaattgaaaccccttaattttcaattttggggtttcaattgaaacccctaactcaatttagggtttcggattgaacccctaaattgatttaggggttcaatccgaaaccctaaattgcctaaggggtttcaattgaaaccccttaattttcaattttggggtttcaattgaaaccccctcaatttagggatttcaattgaaacccccctcAAGTTTAGGCcttaggggtttcggattgaacccctaaaattgagggggtttcaatccgaaaccccaaatcagtttggggtttcaatccgaaacccctaactcaatttaggggttttaatccgaaaccccaaatcagtttggggtttcaattgaaacccctaactcaatttaggggtttcaattgaaacccctaaaattgagggggtttgaaacccctaactcaatttaggggtttgaattgaaaccccctcaagttgaggggtttcggattgaacccctaaaattgagggggtttcaatccgaaaccccaaatcagtttggggtttcaaaccCCCCcaattttaggggtttcaattgaaacccctaactcaatttaggggtttcaattgaaacccctaaaattgagggggtttgaaacccctaactcaatttaggggtttgaattgaaaccccctcaagttgaggggtttcggattgaacccctaaaattgagggggtttcaatccgaagccccaaatcagtttggggtttcaaaccccctcaattttaggggtttcaattgaaacccctaactcaatttaggggtttgaattgaaaccccctcaagttgaggggtttcggattgaacccctaaaattgagggggtttcaatctgaaaccccaatttcagtttggggtttcaattgaaacccctaactcaattgaaacccctaactcaatttaggggtttatgtttggaattatgtcgtacgtgattgataagtgcatgtttggaattatgtcgtatgttgattgatttttttattttttgttgtgttgtggaatcaggaatgtcttctcaaagagagttcactgatagctctcccacccctaccagtacccctgcccctaccagtacccctgacccacaacctaaccctactccaacccctgggagtgggaatacaccttgccccgcccctaaacccacacaaagtaagaaacatgtttccgtagtttggtctcattttaccaaactagagggtggtgaccccaataacccacaagctaaatgtaattattgtgggaaaatatatggatgtcactataggaaacatggtacatcccagttaaaggcccatttagaggaacaatgcaagaagagtccaatattaagatccttagtagagaagggtcaatcaagactagaaattggactaaaaaaaatggcggatgggagtagtgggggttcaacattgaaggggttcacaaagtataatgttgatgagtgtagaaggaagttagctcttatggttgtcatagacgagctaccttttcagtttgtggatgggagagggttccaagaatttgtccaagaattggaacctagatttatgcttccttctcgccacactgtggcaaaggatattaaaaagatgtactggaaagataaagatgttttgaggggccaattagcgggtttggtagtttgtctcactaccgatacttggacttcagtccaaaattttaattatatgtctttgactgtccatttcattgattctgactggattctccataaaaagattatcaagttttgtcaaataactgatcacaagggtgagacaattgggaaggccttagatGCCTCAAtcaaggagtgggggttgagtagggttttgacagtttcggttgacaatgcctcgtctaatgatgtcgccttgggatatctgaagacttatcttaaagaggcaaataagacattcttg includes these proteins:
- the LOC108997433 gene encoding protein NRT1/ PTR FAMILY 6.1, whose amino-acid sequence is MGTGEIKSPEVGIDTPTTLDGNSDSIPRKKLGIYFIESDDRRTAFGRGYTGGTTPVNIHGKPIADLSKTGGWIAAFFIFGNEMAERMAYFGLSVNMVAFMFYVMHRPFSSSSNAVNIFLGISQASSILGGFLADAYLGRYWTIAIFTTIYLAGLTGITLCATMSIFVPNQDKCDQLSLLLGKCEPAKRWQMIYLNTVLYVTGFGAAGIRPCVSSFGADQFDERSKDYKSHLDRFFNFFYLSVTIGAIVAFTAVVYIQMKHGWGSAFGSLAIAMGISNMAFFIGTPMYRHRLPGGSPLTRVAQVLVAAFRKRKASFCSSELIGLYEVPGKQSAIQGSGKIAHTDDFRWLDKAALQLKEDGADPSPWRLCTVTQVEEVKILLKLIPIPACTIMINLILTEYLTLSVQQAYTLNTHMGHLKLPVTCMPVFPGLSIFLILSLYYSVLVPLSRRITGHPHGASQLQRVGIGLAISILSVACAGIFERYRRNYAIKHGYELIFLTPMPNLTAYWLLIQYCLIGIAEVFCIVGLLEFLYEEAPDAMKSIGSAYAALAGGLGCFAATLLNSIIKSVTGNEAKGQPSWLAQNINTGRFDYFYFLLTILSLINMCAFLYAAHRYKYRAAPKFDIVKQNLANNKRNTPSAVVI